A region of Beijerinckia sp. 28-YEA-48 DNA encodes the following proteins:
- a CDS encoding TerC family protein: MAVLSDPAMWAALLTLTALEIVLGIDNLIFLSITADRLPVHQQAFARRLGLSLALIMRLGLLASIAWIAGLVAPVFEVFGKAFSWRDLILIGGGLFLLYKGTIEIHEQIEGKHEDASAAAVVRTTFTSAILSIVVLDIVFSLDSVITAVGMVDNFWVMATAIVIAVLVMLVANGPVSAFINKHPTVKMLALSFLILIGMVLVADGFGMHVPKGFVYAAIGFSILVEALNMAARRKPKGKS; this comes from the coding sequence ATGGCCGTGCTCTCCGACCCCGCCATGTGGGCGGCGCTCCTGACGCTGACCGCTCTGGAGATCGTGCTCGGCATCGATAATTTGATTTTTCTGTCGATCACGGCCGATCGGTTGCCGGTGCATCAACAGGCTTTCGCCCGACGTCTTGGCCTGTCGCTCGCTCTGATCATGCGGCTCGGGTTGCTCGCGTCCATCGCCTGGATCGCCGGACTGGTGGCGCCGGTGTTTGAAGTGTTCGGCAAAGCGTTTTCCTGGCGCGACCTGATCTTGATCGGCGGCGGTCTGTTCCTGCTCTACAAGGGCACGATCGAAATCCACGAGCAGATCGAGGGGAAACATGAGGATGCGTCCGCTGCGGCAGTGGTGCGCACGACTTTCACCAGCGCGATCCTGTCCATCGTCGTGCTCGACATCGTTTTCTCGCTCGACAGCGTCATCACCGCCGTTGGCATGGTCGATAATTTCTGGGTGATGGCAACAGCGATCGTCATCGCGGTCTTGGTGATGCTGGTGGCCAACGGGCCGGTCTCGGCCTTCATCAACAAACATCCGACCGTCAAAATGCTGGCCTTATCGTTCCTGATCCTGATCGGCATGGTGCTGGTGGCGGATGGGTTCGGCATGCATGTGCCGAAGGGCTTCGTCTATGCGGCGATCGGCTTCTCCATCCTGGTGGAGGCGCTCAATATGGCGGCGAGGCGGAAACCCAAAGGCAAAAGCTAG
- a CDS encoding glutathione S-transferase family protein, producing MIELYHFWSSVCSVRCRMALEEKGVAWTSRYVDLFNFDQMKPEYLAINPDGVVPTLVHAGQPVHESTIINEYIDAAFDGPQLVPSDPLLAARMREFVRKCEDGFGAIVKLTAVKYLLPKLRNRWSDEELARQVERRPVKFYRDVHGRALRGEIDEAELAEERKTIEGILDALEARLDPGPWVIGDHFTLADITVAPYMYRLWAMGADQFWSASRRPRIHGWYKRIEERPAFKIAVSWPDETGGGYEEVGLGDKLARS from the coding sequence ATGATCGAGCTATATCACTTTTGGAGTTCCGTCTGCTCGGTGCGGTGCCGGATGGCGCTTGAGGAGAAGGGCGTGGCGTGGACAAGTCGCTATGTCGACCTGTTCAACTTCGATCAGATGAAGCCGGAATATCTCGCCATCAATCCCGATGGCGTGGTGCCGACCTTGGTGCATGCCGGCCAGCCGGTGCACGAATCGACGATCATCAACGAATATATCGACGCGGCTTTTGATGGGCCGCAACTGGTGCCGAGCGATCCGCTTCTTGCGGCGCGCATGCGTGAATTCGTTCGCAAATGCGAGGACGGCTTTGGCGCCATCGTCAAACTGACGGCGGTCAAATATCTGTTGCCGAAGTTGCGCAATCGCTGGAGCGATGAAGAACTTGCCAGGCAGGTAGAGCGCCGACCCGTGAAGTTTTACCGGGATGTGCACGGCCGGGCGTTGCGTGGCGAGATCGACGAAGCGGAGCTGGCCGAAGAGCGGAAGACGATCGAGGGTATTCTCGATGCCTTGGAGGCGCGGCTAGATCCCGGTCCCTGGGTCATCGGCGATCACTTCACGCTCGCGGATATCACCGTGGCGCCTTACATGTATCGCCTGTGGGCGATGGGGGCCGATCAATTCTGGTCGGCTTCGCGCCGGCCCCGCATTCATGGCTGGTACAAGCGGATCGAAGAGCGGCCGGCGTTCAAGATCGCGGTGTCTTGGCCCGACGAGACCGGCGGCGGCTATGAGGAAGTCGGCCTCGGCGACAAGCTGGCGCGCAGCTAA
- a CDS encoding tripartite tricarboxylate transporter substrate-binding protein yields MRRFWPGILSPSWRAPRRAWPYILMSLIMLGTTSVAHTDPFYKGKTITLISGFGAGGGVDATARIIQRHLWRFVPGWPEIIIQSMEGAGGIIAANYLDKRVPPDGLTLALPGRSWFVEGIVKSPGVTFDPARLTFIGSSGVAPAFLFVRTDSGIKTFEDLKRSPKPLPLAAIAAGTSTAMVPRLLAQIGVPVEPVLGYGSTARMLIAVESGEAAGFFLTEDSVTRRADLQRKGVIIPLLQTRPIIAGLPLLQDVVPQSHQDLLALTIALDSFGLMLVGPPGIPTEQVTNLREAFMAMSDDREFLGDMARADLSPGEALSGEILEADMKALAASITPDLITRYRDLGGRK; encoded by the coding sequence ATGCGGAGGTTTTGGCCAGGCATTCTTTCGCCATCCTGGCGCGCGCCACGACGGGCATGGCCCTATATTCTTATGTCCCTGATAATGCTGGGAACGACGTCGGTTGCGCACACCGACCCGTTCTACAAGGGCAAGACCATCACGCTCATTTCCGGCTTTGGAGCCGGCGGCGGCGTCGATGCCACAGCACGCATCATCCAGCGCCATCTCTGGCGATTCGTCCCAGGCTGGCCGGAAATTATCATCCAGAGCATGGAAGGGGCCGGTGGCATCATCGCCGCCAATTACCTCGACAAGCGGGTGCCGCCGGACGGACTGACCCTGGCTTTGCCGGGACGAAGCTGGTTCGTCGAGGGCATCGTCAAAAGCCCGGGCGTCACATTCGACCCTGCCCGCCTCACCTTCATCGGTTCGAGCGGCGTCGCCCCGGCCTTCCTGTTCGTGCGCACCGACAGCGGCATCAAGACCTTTGAAGATCTGAAGCGCAGTCCCAAGCCGCTGCCGCTGGCCGCCATCGCCGCCGGCACCTCCACCGCCATGGTGCCACGGCTTCTGGCACAGATCGGCGTGCCGGTGGAACCCGTCTTGGGCTATGGCTCGACGGCGCGCATGTTGATCGCGGTGGAATCAGGCGAGGCTGCTGGATTTTTCCTCACTGAAGATTCGGTGACGCGCCGCGCCGATCTACAGCGCAAGGGCGTCATCATTCCCCTGCTGCAAACCCGTCCGATCATCGCCGGCCTGCCGCTGCTGCAGGACGTGGTTCCGCAATCACACCAGGATCTGCTGGCGTTGACGATCGCGCTCGACAGTTTCGGCCTGATGCTGGTGGGCCCGCCTGGCATCCCCACAGAGCAAGTCACGAATCTACGCGAAGCCTTCATGGCCATGTCCGACGACCGGGAATTCCTCGGCGACATGGCCCGCGCCGATCTCTCCCCAGGCGAAGCGCTATCGGGCGAAATTCTCGAAGCCGATATGAAGGCGCTGGCCGCGAGCATCACGCCCGACCTCATCACCCGCTATCGCGATCTCGGCGGTCGCAAATAA
- a CDS encoding aminopeptidase P family N-terminal domain-containing protein produces the protein MRRGLMAWDEQELPRAALETRVALLRQAVQAISCDGFVAYTNIAKGAAVAWLSGFQPYWNEGLFYVPASGTPLFATALSKRVAEWISSVMPIGEVQTTPKPALLIAQRIAVSGGKRIAILELDDFPAGHAKTFLETIKGVELVDGTGAFASARAHVDAAERGLLAHADHLAKAGLAAIDAKATTAQQALAPCDEHARLGGAEECFATIAPDLRVSGRFQRTDTVGPLGQSFAVRSSLAYKATWVRRARSFTQDAGLAPRFAAADDLLATFRAPAEGPLSQAIASHFAGPDLHVESWLAEQTAGSSPLTGVASSFGAQESRQEGWQRQAPFVLNVELSLAGHRWLGARLVG, from the coding sequence ATGCGTCGCGGCCTAATGGCATGGGATGAACAGGAGCTGCCGCGCGCGGCGCTCGAAACACGCGTGGCGCTGCTACGGCAGGCCGTGCAGGCGATCAGCTGCGACGGCTTCGTCGCCTATACCAATATCGCCAAGGGCGCCGCCGTCGCCTGGCTCAGCGGCTTTCAGCCCTATTGGAACGAAGGCCTGTTCTATGTGCCAGCCAGCGGCACGCCACTGTTCGCCACTGCACTGTCGAAGCGCGTCGCCGAATGGATCAGCTCGGTCATGCCCATCGGCGAAGTGCAGACGACGCCGAAGCCGGCGCTGCTGATCGCGCAGCGCATTGCTGTAAGCGGTGGCAAGCGCATCGCCATTCTCGAGCTCGACGATTTTCCCGCCGGCCACGCCAAGACGTTCCTCGAGACGATCAAGGGCGTCGAGCTCGTCGACGGCACAGGCGCCTTCGCCTCGGCCCGCGCCCATGTCGATGCCGCTGAGCGCGGTCTCCTTGCCCATGCCGATCACCTCGCCAAGGCCGGGCTGGCGGCGATCGACGCGAAAGCCACGACAGCGCAGCAGGCGCTCGCGCCTTGCGACGAACACGCGCGCCTCGGCGGCGCCGAAGAATGTTTCGCCACCATCGCGCCCGACCTGCGGGTATCGGGCCGCTTCCAGCGCACCGATACGGTGGGCCCCTTGGGACAGAGCTTCGCCGTGCGCTCCTCGCTCGCCTACAAAGCCACCTGGGTGCGCCGCGCCCGCTCCTTCACCCAAGATGCCGGGCTCGCGCCGCGCTTCGCCGCCGCCGACGATCTGCTGGCGACATTCCGCGCCCCGGCGGAAGGCCCGCTTTCCCAGGCCATCGCCAGCCATTTCGCCGGGCCGGACCTGCACGTGGAAAGCTGGCTCGCCGAACAGACCGCCGGTAGCAGCCCGCTAACCGGCGTCGCTAGCTCGTTTGGCGCCCAAGAGAGCCGGCAAGAGGGCTGGCAGCGGCAGGCCCCGTTCGTCCTCAATGTCGAACTGTCGCTTGCTGGCCACCGCTGGCTCGGCGCCCGTCTCGTCGGTTAA
- a CDS encoding Xaa-Pro peptidase family protein → MATTTHPARLKALSASMAAEGTDVLVLFGNNWHADHLRYATDFGIQEGQGIALVRADGTTTLILDDPAEAERARAEAAISEIVYAPSLVKEARQLLAREGNRRIGAAPFHLLPYGLLHGEKDLRVADGTKVIERLLMTKLEVEMDAVRRAAKLADEGYAIFRDAARPGRKDYELIAEIETFFRAKGVPENFMIIGVGGQEVRGMAPPGGKVLKQGDMVTTELTPCVDGYYAQICRTLVVGEANEAQKQAFAVYLEAMEAGIATVAAGITAAQVAKAENDVFRKYGLGDYVTSEYTRVRGHGMGLFPDQKPHILEDVQIPLETGMTIIVHPNTYHPAVGYFVLGDSLIVRDQGHELLCGTPRQLFSVH, encoded by the coding sequence ATGGCGACCACCACCCATCCCGCCCGCCTGAAAGCGCTCTCCGCCTCCATGGCGGCCGAGGGCACCGATGTCCTCGTGCTCTTTGGCAATAATTGGCATGCCGATCACCTGCGCTATGCTACCGACTTCGGCATCCAGGAGGGCCAGGGCATTGCCTTGGTGCGTGCCGACGGCACCACGACGCTTATCCTCGATGATCCGGCCGAGGCCGAGCGCGCCCGCGCGGAAGCCGCGATCAGCGAGATCGTCTATGCGCCCTCGCTGGTGAAGGAGGCGCGCCAGCTGCTGGCGCGCGAAGGCAACCGGCGTATCGGTGCCGCGCCCTTCCACCTTCTGCCCTACGGCCTGCTACACGGCGAAAAGGATTTGCGCGTCGCTGATGGCACCAAGGTCATCGAACGCCTGCTGATGACCAAGCTCGAAGTAGAGATGGACGCGGTGCGTCGCGCCGCCAAACTCGCCGACGAGGGCTATGCCATCTTCCGCGACGCTGCCCGCCCCGGCCGCAAGGATTACGAACTCATCGCCGAGATCGAGACCTTTTTCCGCGCCAAGGGCGTGCCGGAGAATTTCATGATCATCGGCGTCGGTGGCCAGGAAGTACGCGGCATGGCGCCCCCCGGCGGCAAGGTGTTGAAGCAGGGCGACATGGTGACGACAGAACTCACCCCCTGCGTCGACGGCTATTACGCGCAGATCTGCCGCACGCTCGTCGTTGGTGAAGCCAATGAAGCGCAGAAGCAGGCCTTCGCCGTTTATCTCGAAGCGATGGAAGCTGGCATAGCCACTGTTGCCGCTGGCATCACCGCCGCGCAAGTCGCCAAGGCCGAGAACGATGTCTTCCGCAAATACGGCCTCGGCGATTATGTCACCAGCGAATATACGCGCGTGCGCGGCCACGGCATGGGCCTGTTTCCCGACCAGAAGCCGCATATTCTCGAAGACGTGCAGATTCCGCTGGAAACGGGCATGACGATCATCGTCCACCCCAACACCTATCATCCCGCGGTCGGCTATTTCGTCCTCGGCGATTCCCTGATCGTGCGCGACCAGGGCCACGAACTCCTGTGCGGCACGCCGCGCCAGCTTTTCTCCGTACATTGA
- a CDS encoding hydantoinase B/oxoprolinase family protein has protein sequence MTKNVDAHPITVEVVRNSIVAYADEMGNALCKAAYNMMIYEVRDFCCGLIDTKGRMISQNRGGLPIFLADLGVAVEDGIKRWGLDGFKPGDIMIMNHEVCGQHLNNVVIYAPCFVDGELVGFAANRAHWVDIGGMRIGFGSSLTTEIYAEGLQLRSLKIYEEGKRNETLWQIIHDNVRFPDASLGDLRAQVASCQLGARRYGELIKRYGRATVEACIERIWDQADRAVRNVIEKIPDGVYQAESTLDNDGRSLDQPIRIKVTVEIKGSVMSVDFSEMNPQTHSPLNSGKSGGIAAARVAFKAITSPDLDVNEGCFRALDVNIPEGTIVSARPGTAIGLWSIALPTTIDTILKALAPALPHMIPAAHKGDMGGCSFYGFKPDGTRFLLLNIFGGGWGGRPSEDGEDASVSVCQGDVRNSPVELQEIRYPIMVDEHALRDDSGGPGKFRGGLGVRITYRTLVPCKVTINCERTRMPPWGLAGGGNGAHNAAIIRSEDDPERIVFKGTEIPLAAGDRVTFLTAGGGGYGNPHDRAREAISHDVAEGFVSVEKAGEFYGWTKTVAPKVRSA, from the coding sequence ATGACCAAGAACGTCGATGCCCACCCGATCACGGTCGAAGTCGTTCGCAACTCCATCGTCGCTTACGCTGACGAGATGGGCAATGCGCTGTGCAAAGCCGCTTATAATATGATGATCTATGAGGTCCGCGACTTCTGCTGTGGCCTCATCGACACCAAAGGCCGCATGATCTCGCAGAACCGAGGCGGCCTGCCGATCTTCCTGGCCGACCTCGGCGTTGCCGTCGAGGACGGCATCAAGCGCTGGGGCCTTGATGGCTTCAAGCCGGGCGACATCATGATCATGAATCATGAAGTCTGTGGCCAGCATCTCAACAACGTCGTCATCTACGCCCCCTGTTTCGTCGATGGCGAACTCGTCGGCTTTGCCGCCAACCGTGCCCATTGGGTCGATATCGGCGGCATGCGCATCGGCTTCGGCTCGTCACTGACGACCGAGATCTATGCCGAGGGCCTGCAACTGCGCTCGCTCAAGATCTACGAAGAGGGCAAGCGTAACGAGACGCTTTGGCAGATCATCCACGACAACGTCCGCTTTCCCGACGCCAGCCTCGGCGACCTCAGAGCCCAGGTGGCCTCGTGCCAGCTCGGTGCGCGACGCTATGGCGAACTGATCAAGCGCTACGGCCGTGCCACGGTGGAAGCCTGTATCGAACGTATCTGGGACCAGGCCGATCGCGCCGTGCGCAATGTCATCGAGAAAATTCCCGATGGCGTCTATCAAGCCGAAAGCACCCTCGACAACGACGGCCGCAGCCTCGATCAACCGATCCGCATCAAGGTGACGGTGGAGATCAAGGGCTCGGTGATGAGCGTCGATTTCAGCGAGATGAACCCGCAGACCCATTCGCCGCTGAACTCCGGCAAATCGGGTGGTATCGCCGCTGCGCGCGTCGCCTTCAAGGCGATCACCTCGCCCGATCTCGATGTCAACGAGGGCTGCTTCCGCGCCCTTGATGTGAATATCCCCGAAGGCACCATCGTCAGCGCCAGGCCCGGCACCGCCATCGGCCTGTGGAGCATCGCGCTGCCGACGACGATCGATACGATCTTGAAGGCGCTGGCGCCAGCCCTGCCGCACATGATCCCCGCCGCTCACAAGGGCGACATGGGTGGCTGTTCTTTCTATGGCTTCAAGCCGGATGGCACGCGCTTCCTGCTGCTCAATATTTTTGGCGGCGGCTGGGGTGGCCGTCCCTCCGAGGATGGCGAGGACGCCAGCGTCTCCGTTTGCCAAGGCGACGTGCGTAACTCGCCCGTCGAACTGCAGGAGATTCGCTATCCCATCATGGTGGATGAACATGCGCTACGCGATGATTCGGGCGGCCCCGGAAAATTCCGCGGCGGCCTCGGTGTGCGCATCACCTATCGCACGCTGGTGCCCTGCAAAGTGACGATCAATTGCGAGCGCACCCGCATGCCGCCCTGGGGCCTCGCCGGTGGTGGCAATGGCGCGCACAACGCCGCTATCATCAGGTCAGAAGATGATCCGGAACGGATCGTCTTCAAAGGCACGGAAATCCCGCTCGCGGCTGGCGATCGCGTCACCTTCCTCACCGCCGGTGGCGGCGGCTATGGCAATCCGCACGACCGCGCCCGCGAAGCGATCAGCCATGACGTAGCGGAAGGCTTCGTCAGCGTTGAGAAGGCGGGTGAGTTCTACGGCTGGACCAAGACGGTCGCACCAAAAGTGCGGAGCGCCTGA
- a CDS encoding hydantoinase/oxoprolinase family protein has protein sequence MNIVGVDIGGTFTDLVGCIDGQIVTAKCSTTPADPTRGVADTLREAQCDLPQLNEVLHGSTIAINTVLERKGAHTALITTRGFRDVYAIGRGNRIEAFNLWFHRPKPLVERRLTFEVTERVNAAGDAMIPLALEEVEAIAKEIKDQKIEAVAVCLLHSYANPDHERAIGDVLRRLNPGLFVTLSHEILREFREYERTSTTVLNAFVGPRVSNYLGTLDSYLRGENFAGKLHLMRSNGGVMSLDQAKAQPVSMMESGPVAGMIGAGRLALHLGLEKCIGFDMGGTTAKSSLITNGRPAIEEGYVIGDHASGQPMQLPVVDIVEVGNGGGSIAWVDGTGGLHVGPRSAGADPGPACYGKGSMDPVVTDADLVLGRINGDRFLGGNMSLDMAAAERAVDETVGKPLGLGTKEAALGIATIADNNMSLSVRAVSVNKGVDPRDTAMIAFGGAGPLHAIAIAREIFIPRVVIPKLPGTFSALGMLMASWRQDFVRTLVGRLGALDTALVERVFKELADSGKAQMQRDGIADDITDFRFFADLRYVGQEHALPIPITSPAMLTGDMSTVRGLFNVEHDLRYGQSALEEHLEVVNLRLVLTAARSDTIAEAWLTQAWTPTDSVAETSRDVIFDDPEKPLQTRILWRPSLPAGFTFTGPAVIEEPNSTILIHPGDKVTVTDAGHLIVDLAGKEA, from the coding sequence ATGAATATTGTAGGCGTAGATATTGGCGGCACGTTTACCGACCTCGTCGGTTGTATCGACGGCCAGATCGTCACGGCCAAATGCTCCACCACTCCGGCCGATCCGACCCGTGGCGTCGCCGACACCCTGCGTGAAGCGCAGTGCGATCTGCCGCAGTTGAACGAGGTGCTGCACGGCTCCACCATCGCCATCAACACGGTGTTAGAACGTAAAGGCGCCCATACGGCTTTGATCACCACTCGTGGTTTTCGCGATGTCTATGCCATCGGCCGCGGCAATCGCATCGAGGCTTTCAACCTGTGGTTCCATCGGCCCAAGCCCTTGGTCGAACGTCGCCTGACGTTCGAAGTCACCGAACGCGTCAATGCCGCCGGTGACGCGATGATTCCGCTCGCCCTCGAAGAGGTCGAGGCCATCGCGAAGGAGATCAAGGATCAGAAGATCGAGGCCGTCGCCGTCTGTCTGCTGCACTCCTATGCCAATCCCGATCATGAACGCGCCATCGGCGACGTGCTGCGCCGGCTCAACCCCGGCCTGTTCGTGACGCTGAGCCATGAAATCCTGCGCGAATTCCGCGAATATGAGCGCACGTCCACCACCGTGCTCAATGCCTTCGTCGGGCCGCGCGTCAGCAATTATCTCGGCACGCTCGACAGCTATCTGCGCGGTGAGAACTTTGCCGGCAAGCTGCATCTGATGCGCTCAAATGGCGGCGTCATGTCGCTCGATCAAGCCAAGGCCCAGCCGGTCTCCATGATGGAATCCGGCCCTGTCGCCGGTATGATCGGCGCCGGCCGGCTCGCCCTGCATCTCGGCCTTGAGAAATGCATCGGCTTCGACATGGGCGGCACCACCGCCAAATCCTCGCTGATCACCAACGGCCGCCCCGCCATCGAAGAAGGCTATGTCATCGGCGATCACGCCTCGGGCCAACCGATGCAATTGCCGGTTGTCGACATCGTCGAGGTCGGCAATGGCGGTGGCTCGATCGCTTGGGTCGATGGCACCGGCGGCCTGCATGTTGGTCCCCGCAGCGCTGGTGCCGATCCGGGACCTGCCTGCTACGGCAAGGGCTCGATGGATCCGGTCGTCACCGATGCCGATCTAGTTCTTGGCCGCATCAATGGCGACCGATTTCTGGGCGGCAACATGTCGCTCGATATGGCGGCGGCCGAACGGGCCGTCGATGAGACGGTCGGCAAGCCGCTGGGTCTTGGCACCAAGGAAGCGGCGCTCGGCATCGCCACCATCGCCGACAATAACATGTCGCTCTCCGTGCGTGCCGTCTCCGTCAACAAGGGTGTAGACCCGCGCGACACCGCGATGATCGCTTTCGGTGGCGCAGGCCCGCTGCACGCCATCGCCATTGCCCGTGAAATCTTCATTCCGCGCGTCGTCATCCCGAAACTGCCGGGCACCTTCTCGGCGCTTGGCATGCTGATGGCCTCCTGGCGTCAGGATTTCGTCCGCACCCTTGTCGGCCGTCTCGGCGCGCTCGACACGGCGCTGGTCGAGCGCGTGTTCAAGGAATTGGCGGACAGCGGCAAGGCGCAGATGCAGCGCGACGGCATTGCCGACGATATCACCGACTTCCGTTTCTTCGCCGATCTGCGCTATGTCGGCCAGGAACACGCTCTGCCGATTCCGATTACGTCTCCAGCCATGCTCACCGGCGATATGAGCACGGTGCGCGGACTGTTCAATGTCGAACACGATCTGCGCTACGGCCAGTCGGCGCTGGAAGAACATCTCGAAGTCGTCAACCTGCGCCTGGTGCTGACCGCCGCGCGCAGCGACACCATAGCTGAAGCCTGGTTGACCCAGGCTTGGACGCCGACGGACTCGGTCGCGGAGACATCCCGCGACGTCATCTTCGATGACCCGGAAAAACCACTGCAAACGCGCATCCTGTGGCGCCCTTCACTGCCTGCCGGATTCACCTTCACAGGCCCGGCGGTCATCGAGGAGCCCAATTCCACCATTCTCATTCATCCGGGAGACAAAGTGACCGTGACGGACGCTGGCCATCTCATCGTCGATCTCGCCGGCAAGGAGGCTTGA
- a CDS encoding ABC transporter permease, producing MASLTSAPPSPLPAAPPLWSRLARSPFWLRMALIATILILLEYYGRFHADPAFMRPPSAVVEAFFSSVISEPKIVAALWLCVTEIAIAYGMSVVFGIAIGLIVGATKFSRAALFPIILLLFAIPQVSFMPLVILIFGLGPAAKIAFGFTHGIFPIIVNVVAGMRDVKELHLRGARSMGASRTDIIRHVVLPNMVPSLFTGLRLGMTLTLLGVILAELYVSTGGVGYYTRVFAENYNPAPLFALITSLAVIAICFNEIVRIAENYLTPGKRRAPRVQSKSVQK from the coding sequence ATGGCATCGCTCACCTCGGCCCCGCCTTCGCCCCTGCCCGCCGCGCCGCCGCTCTGGAGCCGGCTCGCCCGCAGCCCGTTCTGGCTGCGGATGGCGCTAATCGCGACCATCCTGATCCTGCTCGAATATTACGGTCGCTTCCACGCTGATCCCGCTTTCATGCGGCCACCCAGCGCCGTGGTCGAAGCCTTCTTCTCCTCGGTCATCTCCGAACCAAAGATCGTCGCCGCCCTGTGGCTGTGCGTCACCGAGATCGCCATTGCCTATGGCATGTCGGTGGTCTTCGGCATCGCCATCGGCCTTATCGTCGGTGCCACCAAATTCAGCCGCGCCGCGCTGTTTCCCATCATCCTGCTGCTGTTTGCCATTCCACAGGTCTCCTTCATGCCGCTGGTCATCTTGATCTTCGGACTGGGACCAGCGGCGAAAATCGCTTTCGGCTTCACCCACGGCATCTTCCCGATCATCGTCAATGTCGTCGCCGGCATGCGCGATGTGAAAGAGCTGCATCTGCGCGGCGCGCGCTCCATGGGCGCGTCTCGCACCGACATCATCCGCCACGTCGTTCTGCCGAATATGGTGCCAAGCCTGTTCACGGGCCTACGCCTCGGCATGACCTTGACCCTGCTCGGCGTCATCCTGGCCGAGCTCTATGTTTCGACCGGCGGTGTTGGCTATTACACCCGCGTCTTCGCCGAGAACTACAATCCAGCGCCGCTCTTCGCGCTGATCACCTCCCTGGCGGTGATCGCCATCTGCTTCAACGAGATCGTCCGCATCGCGGAAAATTATCTGACGCCCGGCAAACGCCGCGCGCCGCGAGTTCAGTCCAAATCGGTGCAAAAATGA
- a CDS encoding ABC transporter permease subunit: protein MDRASLSSRSVQWAFLALAAAAWYVATETGSVSRLFLPPPREVGTALVALVQTSAFWSAVLVTATTVAKAYILALIAGILAGYLVSRSKLAVATIEPVISGLFTIPITLFFPMFILFFGVGTGSKVAYGATYAFFPIALNTIAAFAKMEQRYLLAAQSMGGNRWQIFRYVLMPGALPVLFTGLRIGFFICLASVLGGETISSVAGVGRNIALTAELMEPGRMFAWISFVVCMSVVLNLLAFSFENRIRSR from the coding sequence ATGGACCGCGCTTCGCTCTCCTCCCGCTCCGTCCAATGGGCCTTTCTGGCACTCGCCGCCGCCGCCTGGTATGTGGCAACGGAAACCGGCAGCGTCAGCCGCTTGTTCCTGCCGCCACCGCGCGAAGTCGGGACCGCGCTCGTCGCCCTCGTGCAGACCAGCGCCTTCTGGTCGGCAGTTCTCGTCACCGCTACGACCGTCGCCAAAGCCTATATCCTCGCCTTGATCGCTGGCATTCTCGCCGGCTATCTGGTCAGCCGCTCGAAACTGGCGGTCGCCACCATCGAGCCGGTGATCTCCGGCCTGTTCACCATTCCCATCACCCTGTTCTTTCCGATGTTCATCCTGTTCTTCGGCGTCGGTACGGGATCGAAGGTCGCCTATGGCGCGACCTATGCCTTCTTCCCGATTGCACTCAACACCATCGCCGCCTTCGCCAAGATGGAGCAGCGTTATCTGCTCGCCGCGCAATCCATGGGCGGCAACCGCTGGCAGATCTTCCGTTATGTGCTGATGCCCGGCGCCCTGCCGGTTCTGTTCACCGGCCTGCGCATCGGCTTTTTCATCTGCCTCGCCTCTGTCCTCGGTGGTGAAACCATCTCCTCGGTCGCCGGCGTCGGCCGCAACATCGCGCTGACCGCCGAACTGATGGAGCCTGGCCGCATGTTCGCCTGGATCAGCTTCGTCGTCTGCATGTCGGTGGTGTTGAACCTGCTGGCCTTCAGTTTCGAAAACCGCATCAGGTCGAGGTAA